A genome region from Deltaproteobacteria bacterium includes the following:
- a CDS encoding PAS domain-containing protein, whose amino-acid sequence MPAKPSQKPVSGALDWRVIFDSFEDGVLVLSPEGGIEYLNDAAEKLLGLSRQSAVGLHYSDALNQPHLAGMIATSGERGISLADRSAFLDFPPGLPGHPERVPVALKVTPLNDDGGARRGTTVTIIDRTRTVEMERDLVRSDRLASMGTIAAGLAHEIKNPLGGIAGAAELLLREGSLSDTGREAAQIVRREVERVNGLIERLLRFAKQEQVMPEELNIHQLLDETVALVRLARPGQEFVREYDPSLPPVAGDAGQLKQVFLNLVQNAVQASPEGRSVIIGTRLVNTFRFREVEERGYRRLIEVSVTDRGPGIRPEHFGRLFTPFFTTRQDGTGLGLATAHQIVREHEGFLTVNSQPGEGATFVVHLPEAARQRAGA is encoded by the coding sequence ATGCCGGCTAAGCCCAGCCAGAAGCCGGTGTCCGGCGCCCTCGACTGGCGGGTGATCTTCGACAGTTTCGAGGACGGCGTACTGGTGCTCTCGCCGGAGGGCGGGATCGAATACCTGAACGACGCAGCCGAGAAGCTCCTCGGCCTCTCGCGCCAGTCGGCTGTGGGGCTGCACTACTCGGACGCGCTGAACCAGCCGCATCTGGCCGGAATGATTGCCACGTCGGGCGAGCGCGGCATCAGCCTTGCCGACCGCAGCGCGTTCCTCGACTTCCCGCCAGGACTGCCCGGACACCCGGAGCGGGTGCCGGTGGCGCTCAAGGTGACGCCGCTCAACGACGACGGCGGCGCCCGCCGGGGCACGACGGTGACGATCATTGACCGCACCCGGACGGTGGAGATGGAGCGTGACCTCGTCCGCAGCGACCGGCTGGCCTCGATGGGCACCATCGCGGCGGGCCTCGCCCACGAGATCAAGAACCCCCTTGGCGGCATCGCCGGGGCGGCCGAACTGCTGCTCCGCGAGGGCTCGCTCTCGGACACGGGCCGGGAGGCGGCGCAGATCGTCCGCCGCGAGGTGGAGCGGGTGAACGGCCTCATCGAACGGCTGCTCCGGTTCGCCAAGCAGGAACAGGTGATGCCCGAGGAACTGAACATCCACCAGCTTCTCGACGAGACGGTCGCCCTGGTCCGCCTCGCCCGGCCGGGGCAGGAGTTCGTGCGCGAATACGACCCCAGCCTGCCGCCGGTGGCCGGCGACGCCGGGCAGCTCAAGCAGGTGTTCCTGAACCTCGTCCAGAACGCGGTGCAGGCCTCCCCGGAGGGCCGGTCGGTCATCATCGGCACGCGGCTCGTCAACACCTTCCGGTTCCGGGAGGTCGAGGAACGGGGCTACCGCCGCCTGATCGAGGTGTCGGTCACCGACCGCGGCCCCGGCATCCGGCCGGAGCATTTCGGACGCCTGTTCACGCCGTTTTTCACCACCAGGCAGGACGGGACGGGCCTGGGACTGGCCACGGCCCACCAGATCGTCCGCGAGCACGAGGGGTTTCTCACGGTGAACTCGCAACCGGGCGAGGGGGCGACCTTCGTGGTCCACCTGCCGGAGGCGGCCCGCCAGCGGGCAGGAGCATGA
- a CDS encoding sigma-54-dependent Fis family transcriptional regulator: protein MSAKILVADDEQSLRFVLGKALEAKGYAVDYAVDGDEAWKRLGEGGYALAFLDVKMPGPSGLDLLTRCRGLARPPMVIIMTAQNTMQNAVQAMKLGAYDYLTKPFDLEQAELLAARALESRRKERELATAVPKAPAGAEAAPPAAEGEPVLLGRSGPMQQIYKLIGRVADSTAAVLIHGESGTGKELIARITHLNSSRAKQPFVAVNAAAIPRDLLESELFGHEKGAFTGATDRRKGKFELASGGTLFLDEIGEMSLDLQSKLLRVLQDGTIDRVGGEKPIRVDVRLITATNRQLSDMVRDRTFREDLYYRLNVIQIEVPPLRARKEDIPLLADSFLARYSAQFSLGNRYLAPDAVEALRNYAFPGNVRELENLVKRALLLSSGNVISRDDIVQFFSTDPVPGAAEAEASLESLVEQHLVRFIMKTDLNRRGELYHQVLEMAERPLLRLVLDRLHSNQLRAADALGINRNTLRKRLKELGLKE, encoded by the coding sequence ATGAGCGCGAAAATACTGGTTGCCGATGACGAGCAGAGCCTCAGGTTCGTGCTGGGGAAAGCCCTCGAAGCGAAGGGCTACGCGGTGGACTACGCCGTGGACGGCGACGAGGCGTGGAAGCGGCTCGGCGAGGGGGGGTATGCGCTCGCGTTCCTCGACGTGAAGATGCCGGGGCCGTCGGGCCTCGATCTCCTGACCCGGTGCCGCGGGCTCGCCCGCCCGCCGATGGTCATCATCATGACGGCGCAGAACACCATGCAGAACGCCGTGCAGGCGATGAAACTCGGCGCATACGACTACCTGACCAAGCCGTTCGACCTGGAGCAGGCCGAGCTGCTCGCCGCCCGCGCCCTGGAGAGCCGCCGCAAGGAGCGGGAACTCGCCACTGCTGTGCCGAAAGCCCCTGCCGGGGCCGAGGCCGCGCCTCCCGCCGCCGAGGGCGAGCCGGTGCTGCTGGGCCGTTCGGGGCCGATGCAGCAGATCTACAAGCTGATCGGCCGGGTGGCCGACTCCACCGCCGCCGTGCTGATCCACGGCGAATCGGGCACCGGGAAGGAACTCATCGCCCGCATCACGCATCTCAACAGCTCGCGTGCGAAGCAGCCGTTCGTCGCCGTGAACGCCGCGGCCATCCCCCGCGACCTGCTGGAGAGCGAGCTGTTCGGCCACGAAAAGGGCGCATTTACCGGTGCCACCGACCGGCGCAAGGGCAAGTTCGAGCTCGCCAGCGGCGGAACGCTGTTCCTCGACGAGATCGGCGAGATGTCGCTGGACCTCCAGTCGAAGCTGCTCCGCGTCCTCCAGGACGGGACCATCGACCGGGTGGGCGGCGAGAAGCCGATCCGGGTGGACGTGCGGCTCATCACGGCCACCAACCGCCAGCTTTCCGACATGGTGCGCGACCGCACCTTCCGCGAGGATCTCTACTACCGGCTGAACGTGATCCAGATCGAGGTGCCGCCCCTGAGGGCGCGCAAGGAGGATATCCCGCTGCTGGCCGACAGTTTCCTTGCCCGGTATTCGGCCCAGTTCAGCCTCGGAAACCGCTATCTCGCCCCGGATGCGGTGGAGGCGCTCAGGAACTACGCCTTTCCCGGCAACGTCCGCGAGCTGGAAAACCTCGTCAAGCGGGCGCTTCTCCTCTCGTCGGGCAACGTCATCAGCCGCGACGACATCGTGCAGTTCTTCAGCACCGATCCGGTTCCGGGGGCGGCCGAGGCCGAGGCGTCGCTGGAGAGCCTCGTCGAGCAGCACCTGGTCCGGTTCATCATGAAAACAGACCTCAACCGGCGCGGCGAGCTCTACCATCAGGTGCTGGAGATGGCCGAGCGGCCGCTGCTCCGCCTCGTCCTGGACCGGCTGCACTCGAACCAGCTCCGCGCGGCCGATGCCCTCGGCATCAACCGCAACACGCTGCGCAAGCGGCTGAAGGAACTGGGCCTGAAGGAGTAG
- a CDS encoding OsmC family protein, giving the protein MGNPEDDVHGFKCRLVWTGGGAQPFAYETYSREYRVDFDGKGSLSGSSAPAFRGDAGLHNPEDFLMAAVVSCHFLTYIALCAKSRIEVLAYEDAPEGTMEKVNGVVKFSSIVLHPRVTVRKGANTERAIALHERAHAHCFIANSVNFPVTAVPRIVES; this is encoded by the coding sequence ATGGGTAATCCCGAAGACGACGTTCATGGTTTCAAATGCCGGCTCGTCTGGACCGGCGGCGGCGCGCAGCCGTTCGCCTATGAAACCTATTCCCGCGAATACCGCGTCGATTTCGACGGGAAGGGTTCCCTCAGCGGCAGTTCCGCCCCCGCGTTCCGGGGGGATGCCGGCCTCCACAATCCTGAGGATTTCCTGATGGCGGCGGTCGTTTCATGCCATTTCCTCACCTACATCGCCCTCTGCGCGAAATCGCGGATCGAAGTGCTCGCCTACGAGGACGCCCCTGAGGGGACGATGGAAAAGGTGAACGGCGTCGTGAAGTTCAGCAGCATCGTGCTCCACCCCAGGGTCACGGTGAGAAAAGGCGCCAATACCGAACGGGCCATCGCCCTCCACGAACGCGCCCATGCCCACTGCTTCATCGCCAATTCCGTCAATTTTCCCGTGACGGCCGTACCACGAATCGTGGAGAGCTGA
- the gloA gene encoding lactoylglutathione lyase, with translation MKILHTMIRTGNLERSIDFYIRVLGMKLLRRKDYPDGKFTLAFVGYGSEDDHTVIELTYNWGVDHYDIGTAFGHIAIGVDGIYQICDEVKAKGGRVTREPGPMKHGPTVIAFIEDPDGYKIELIENRSRQHG, from the coding sequence GTGAAAATCCTCCACACCATGATCCGCACCGGGAACCTCGAACGTTCCATTGATTTCTATATCCGCGTGCTCGGCATGAAACTGCTCCGCAGGAAGGATTACCCGGATGGCAAGTTCACGCTGGCCTTCGTCGGCTACGGTTCCGAGGACGACCACACTGTCATCGAGCTCACCTACAACTGGGGCGTGGACCACTACGACATCGGCACCGCCTTCGGCCACATCGCCATCGGCGTGGACGGCATCTACCAGATCTGCGACGAGGTAAAGGCCAAAGGCGGCCGGGTGACGCGGGAACCCGGCCCCATGAAGCACGGCCCGACGGTGATCGCCTTCATAGAGGATCCGGACGGATACAAGATCGAACTGATCGAGAACAGGAGCAGGCAGCATGGGTAA